The sequence CCACGTCCAGCAGGACGGCGCCGACCACCTGGCCGGCGATCGTGGCCAGGCCGAGGAGCAGGACCCCGGTGAACTCGACGACAGCGGCGGCGACCGCGATGAAGGCGACCCCGATCGGCCCACCCAGGTAGAGCCACGGCTCGGCCGGCGGCGAACCGGCGGGTGGCCCGCGCACCGCGATGTCGACCGCGAAGACCGCCAGCAGGGCGAGGGTGCCCACCGTGAAGTTGACCAGCGTGGCGGTCAGCGGGCTGCCCGCCGCCCGGCCGACCAGACCGTTGACCGCCTGCTGCCAGGCCACCGCGAACCCGGCCAGCAGCGGCAACACGGCCAGTGTCAGCGCGGCCGGGTCGTCGAGCCGTCCGCGGACGGCCAGCCCGACCGCGAGCACGGTGAGCATTGCCCCGAACAGGCGTCGGACGGTTACCGGCTGGCGCCCGCTCGGGCCGATGCCGGCCCGGTCAACGAGCAGACTGCTGGCGGACTGGCCGGCGACCACCGCCACGGTGAAGACCGCGACGCCGAGGACGCCGACCGTGAGGCCCTGCGTCGCCACGAGGAACGCCCCACAGAGCCCGCCGAGGCACTGCCACGGGCGCAGCGTGCCGGCGGTCAACGCGGCGCGCAGGGCGGCCAGCCCCCGCCGCCCGCCGGGAGTCGAGGGCACCAGCACCAGCAGCACCAGCAGGCCCAGACTGAACGAGACGACCGCCGCCGCGACTCCATCGGCCAGCCGTACGCCCAACTCGCCGTTGATCCGGGACTGTGCGGCCACGGCGACCCCGCCGGTGGTCGCGAGCACCACCCCGACGAGCCGACGGGCCGGGGGCGGCCGGACCAGCGCCCCCGGCACTGCTCACTCCTGCTCGGCGAGGGGGCGGCCGTCGAAGTCCACCGCCGAATACAGTGCCAGCTTCTCCAGCCGGTGATACGAGTCGATCACGCGAATCGTGCCGCTCTTCGAGCGCATCACGATCGACTGGGTGTACGCCCCACCGGCCTTGTACCGGACACCGCGGAGCAGGTCGCCGGAGGTGACCCCGGTGGCGACGAAGAAGCAGTTGTCGCCGGTCACGAGGTCGTCCGTGCCGAGCACCCGGTCCAGATCGTGGCCAGCGGCGATGGCCTTCTCCCGCTCCTGGTCGTCGCGGGGCCAGAGCTTGGCCTGAAGGGCGCCGCCCATGCACTTCAGGGCGCAGGCGGCCGTGATCCCCTCGGGGGTGCCGCCGATGCCCATCAGCACGTCAACGTCGGACTCCCCGCGGGCGGCGGCGATCGCACCGGCGATGTCCCCGTCGGAGATGAAGCGGATGCCCGCCCCGGTGCGGCGGACCTGGTTCACCAACCCGTCGTGTCGGGGCCGGTCCAGCACACAGACAGTCACCTCGGAGACGTCGGTGCCCTTGAC comes from Salinispora tropica CNB-440 and encodes:
- a CDS encoding DMT family transporter, producing MPGALVRPPPARRLVGVVLATTGGVAVAAQSRINGELGVRLADGVAAAVVSFSLGLLVLLVLVPSTPGGRRGLAALRAALTAGTLRPWQCLGGLCGAFLVATQGLTVGVLGVAVFTVAVVAGQSASSLLVDRAGIGPSGRQPVTVRRLFGAMLTVLAVGLAVRGRLDDPAALTLAVLPLLAGFAVAWQQAVNGLVGRAAGSPLTATLVNFTVGTLALLAVFAVDIAVRGPPAGSPPAEPWLYLGGPIGVAFIAVAAAVVEFTGVLLLGLATIAGQVVGAVLLDVVLPTAASRPDATALLGAALTLLAVLIAARR
- the glpX gene encoding class II fructose-bisphosphatase — translated: MTNTTTRTPQNLDRNLALDLVRVTEAAAMAAGRWVGRGDKEGGDGAAVNAMRKLINSIPMSGVVVIGEGEKDNAPMLFNGEEVGDRTGPEVDVAVDPIDGTTLMSKGMPNALAVLAVAERGAMFDPSAVFYMEKLAVGPAYADVVDINAGAAENVRRIAKVKGTDVSEVTVCVLDRPRHDGLVNQVRRTGAGIRFISDGDIAGAIAAARGESDVDVLMGIGGTPEGITAACALKCMGGALQAKLWPRDDQEREKAIAAGHDLDRVLGTDDLVTGDNCFFVATGVTSGDLLRGVRYKAGGAYTQSIVMRSKSGTIRVIDSYHRLEKLALYSAVDFDGRPLAEQE